One genomic window of Haloarchaeobius salinus includes the following:
- a CDS encoding DUF4234 domain-containing protein, protein MTDPTAFEQKSLGKQVLFSIVTFGLYMLYWNYTTAEQLDQGTDQSLSPILVFIPFVNLLVIWQMAGAAEAVTDKDRMVILLGWIFTGVLAWYWIQSGINDVAAN, encoded by the coding sequence GTGACGGACCCGACAGCGTTCGAACAGAAATCACTCGGAAAGCAGGTCCTGTTCTCGATCGTAACGTTCGGCCTGTATATGCTATACTGGAACTACACCACCGCCGAACAACTCGACCAGGGCACCGACCAGAGTCTGTCGCCGATTCTGGTCTTCATCCCGTTCGTCAACCTCCTCGTGATCTGGCAGATGGCCGGTGCCGCCGAGGCTGTGACGGACAAGGACCGAATGGTCATCCTGCTCGGCTGGATCTTCACCGGCGTCCTGGCGTGGTACTGGATCCAGTCCGGCATCAACGACGTAGCCGCTAACTGA
- a CDS encoding COG4315 family predicted lipoprotein has product MERTRRTLLGAVAGTLAVAGCLGDGGGGAGDGTTTAPPTTQPAAAETTAAETTVAGTTTDDAGGGGTVQVRGHPDHGDILVGPDGLTLYMFDQDEQGSGASSCTGGCADAWPPLTVDGDAVAGDGVDAMLTTFDRDDGSTQVAADGWPLYYYASDTEAGDATGQGANDVWWVLAPDGSPVRPTDTTTDGGGGPGPY; this is encoded by the coding sequence ATGGAACGTACACGACGGACGTTGCTCGGCGCGGTCGCGGGAACGCTCGCGGTCGCCGGCTGCCTCGGTGACGGCGGCGGCGGTGCCGGTGACGGGACGACGACCGCACCCCCGACGACCCAGCCCGCGGCGGCGGAGACCACCGCCGCCGAGACCACGGTGGCCGGGACGACCACAGATGACGCCGGCGGCGGTGGGACGGTCCAGGTTCGCGGCCATCCCGACCACGGCGACATCCTCGTCGGTCCCGACGGACTGACCCTGTACATGTTCGACCAGGACGAGCAGGGGTCGGGCGCGAGTAGCTGCACCGGTGGCTGTGCCGACGCGTGGCCCCCGCTGACGGTCGACGGCGACGCAGTGGCGGGCGACGGTGTCGACGCGATGTTGACGACGTTCGACCGTGACGACGGCTCGACGCAGGTCGCCGCGGACGGCTGGCCGCTGTACTACTACGCCAGCGACACCGAGGCGGGTGATGCGACGGGTCAGGGCGCGAACGACGTCTGGTGGGTGCTCGCACCCGATGGCTCGCCGGTCCGACCGACCGACACGACGACCGACGGTGGCGGCGGTCCTGGTCCCTACTGA
- a CDS encoding winged helix-turn-helix domain-containing protein, translating into MEGVLWYVLASSRGGPSRVRIVRALDERPRNANQLATELDLDYTTVRHHLDVLLENNVVDRSGDEYAAVYTFTDATRANWDIVEEILATVGED; encoded by the coding sequence ATGGAGGGCGTGCTCTGGTACGTGCTGGCGAGTTCACGCGGGGGGCCGTCACGTGTCCGTATCGTGCGCGCGCTCGACGAGCGCCCGCGCAACGCCAACCAGCTCGCGACCGAGCTCGACCTCGACTACACCACGGTGCGCCACCACCTCGACGTGCTGCTCGAGAACAACGTCGTGGACCGGAGTGGCGACGAGTACGCGGCGGTGTACACGTTCACCGACGCCACACGGGCGAACTGGGACATCGTCGAGGAGATACTGGCGACGGTGGGAGAGGACTAA